The following coding sequences are from one Daphnia pulex isolate KAP4 chromosome 11, ASM2113471v1 window:
- the LOC124207273 gene encoding SEC14-like protein 2 isoform X4 gives MSTNQQDCNGNLVQTEKKSFVDPKCDPTKKAEISIQQLRIAIKDCKLPISHDEYLRKWLLVNGFDVARAEKMLRQSLEWRRVNEVDTIFERYTPSQVFMKYFSIGQIGIDKFGCPVFVQCCGRTDSKGFSLSSTKKEFYTFCIWMLESYVKATKVETERTGKLVTQASYIFDYEGFSMREIANKSNLDMALNVTRFLFLHYPDSSRRLFIINAPSFFPLIMRLIKPFLHECDGPKIKVFGSDKKEWTSALLEEIEADQLPAFYGGTMTDPDGDPKCPSKLNMGGKIPSSYYLSNNAPVAKDYMETMSIGAGGRKKLKYDVDVARSILKWEFMTEGGDIKFGLSSKHAKITNDLVALSHVDSHLIMEEGEIVCEQPGKYVFEFDNTFSYLRSKKLRYHILIEAPSSSNVTEL, from the exons ATGAGTACTAATCAACAAGACTGCAATGGCAATTTGGTGCAAACTGAAAAGAAGTCCTTCGTCG ACCCAAAGTGTGACCCGACAAAAAAGGCTGAAATCTCGATTCAACAG TTAAGGATCGCCATCAAGGACTGCAAATTGCCTATCTCTCACGATGAGTATCTTCGGAAATGGCTGCTAG tGAATGGATTCGATGTGGCTCGCGCTGAGAAAATGCTCCGGCAG TCATTGGAATGGAGGCGAGTAAATGAAGTGGATACCATATTTGAGAGATATACACCTAGCCAAGTCtttatgaaatatttctcCATTGGACAAATTGGGATCGACAAATTTGGCTGCCCTG TCTTTGTTCAATGTTGTGGGAGAACAGACTCAAAAG GATTTTCATTGAGttccacaaaaaaagaattttacacTTTTTGCATTTGGATGTTGGAATCCTACGTCAAAGCAACTAAAGTGGAGACGGAGAGAACAGGGAAACTGGTAACTCAAGCATCATACATCTTCGACTACGAAGGGTTCTCAATGAGGGAAATTGCCAATAAATCAa ACTTGGATATGGCCCTAAATGTTACTAGGTTCCTATTCCTTCACTATCCTGACAGCTCTCGACGATTATTCATCATAAAcg CTCCTTCCTTTTTCCCGCTAATCATGAGGTTGATCAAACCTTTCTTACACGAATGTGACGGTCccaaaatcaaagttttcgGCTCCGACAAGAAGGAATGGACTTCCGCTTTGCTGGAAGAAATTGAAGCCGATCAACTTCCCGCCTTTTATGGCGGTACCATGACCGATCCTGACGGAGATCCAAAATGCCCCAGCAAG TTAAACATGGGAGGTAAAATACCTTCTTCGTACTACCTGAGCAATAACGCACCGGTTGCTAAGGACTACATGGAAACTATGAGCATCGGCGCTggtggaaggaaaaaattgaaatatgacGTCGACGTCGCTCGTTCTATCTTAAA ATGGGAATTTATGACGGAGGGAGGCGACATCAAATTCGGACTCTCCAGTAAACATGCCAAAATCACTAACGATTTGGTTGCGCTCTCACATGTTGACAGCCACTTGATAATGGAGGAAGGTGAAATCGTTTGTGAACAACCCGGCAAAT ATGTCTTCGAGTTTGACAACACCTTCAGCTACTTGCGGTCGAAAAAACTTCGCTACCATATCCTTATCGAAGCGCCTTCATCGTCAAACGTCACCGAATTATAG
- the LOC124207273 gene encoding SEC14-like protein 2 isoform X1 — MDTHSQFRPVATLHQHQFSDKRMSTNQQDCNGNLVQTEKKSFVDPKCDPTKKAEISIQQLRIAIKDCKLPISHDEYLRKWLLVNGFDVARAEKMLRQSLEWRRVNEVDTIFERYTPSQVFMKYFSIGQIGIDKFGCPVFVQCCGRTDSKGFSLSSTKKEFYTFCIWMLESYVKATKVETERTGKLVTQASYIFDYEGFSMREIANKSNLDMALNVTRFLFLHYPDSSRRLFIINAPSFFPLIMRLIKPFLHECDGPKIKVFGSDKKEWTSALLEEIEADQLPAFYGGTMTDPDGDPKCPSKLNMGGKIPSSYYLSNNAPVAKDYMETMSIGAGGRKKLKYDVDVARSILKWEFMTEGGDIKFGLSSKHAKITNDLVALSHVDSHLIMEEGEIVCEQPGKYVFEFDNTFSYLRSKKLRYHILIEAPSSSNVTEL, encoded by the exons ATGGACACCCACTCACAATTTCGGCCAGTTGCCACGCTGCATCAGC ATCAGTTTTCAGATAAAAGAATGAGTACTAATCAACAAGACTGCAATGGCAATTTGGTGCAAACTGAAAAGAAGTCCTTCGTCG ACCCAAAGTGTGACCCGACAAAAAAGGCTGAAATCTCGATTCAACAG TTAAGGATCGCCATCAAGGACTGCAAATTGCCTATCTCTCACGATGAGTATCTTCGGAAATGGCTGCTAG tGAATGGATTCGATGTGGCTCGCGCTGAGAAAATGCTCCGGCAG TCATTGGAATGGAGGCGAGTAAATGAAGTGGATACCATATTTGAGAGATATACACCTAGCCAAGTCtttatgaaatatttctcCATTGGACAAATTGGGATCGACAAATTTGGCTGCCCTG TCTTTGTTCAATGTTGTGGGAGAACAGACTCAAAAG GATTTTCATTGAGttccacaaaaaaagaattttacacTTTTTGCATTTGGATGTTGGAATCCTACGTCAAAGCAACTAAAGTGGAGACGGAGAGAACAGGGAAACTGGTAACTCAAGCATCATACATCTTCGACTACGAAGGGTTCTCAATGAGGGAAATTGCCAATAAATCAa ACTTGGATATGGCCCTAAATGTTACTAGGTTCCTATTCCTTCACTATCCTGACAGCTCTCGACGATTATTCATCATAAAcg CTCCTTCCTTTTTCCCGCTAATCATGAGGTTGATCAAACCTTTCTTACACGAATGTGACGGTCccaaaatcaaagttttcgGCTCCGACAAGAAGGAATGGACTTCCGCTTTGCTGGAAGAAATTGAAGCCGATCAACTTCCCGCCTTTTATGGCGGTACCATGACCGATCCTGACGGAGATCCAAAATGCCCCAGCAAG TTAAACATGGGAGGTAAAATACCTTCTTCGTACTACCTGAGCAATAACGCACCGGTTGCTAAGGACTACATGGAAACTATGAGCATCGGCGCTggtggaaggaaaaaattgaaatatgacGTCGACGTCGCTCGTTCTATCTTAAA ATGGGAATTTATGACGGAGGGAGGCGACATCAAATTCGGACTCTCCAGTAAACATGCCAAAATCACTAACGATTTGGTTGCGCTCTCACATGTTGACAGCCACTTGATAATGGAGGAAGGTGAAATCGTTTGTGAACAACCCGGCAAAT ATGTCTTCGAGTTTGACAACACCTTCAGCTACTTGCGGTCGAAAAAACTTCGCTACCATATCCTTATCGAAGCGCCTTCATCGTCAAACGTCACCGAATTATAG
- the LOC124207273 gene encoding SEC14-like protein 2 isoform X2, with product MDTHSQFRPVATLHQQFSDKRMSTNQQDCNGNLVQTEKKSFVDPKCDPTKKAEISIQQLRIAIKDCKLPISHDEYLRKWLLVNGFDVARAEKMLRQSLEWRRVNEVDTIFERYTPSQVFMKYFSIGQIGIDKFGCPVFVQCCGRTDSKGFSLSSTKKEFYTFCIWMLESYVKATKVETERTGKLVTQASYIFDYEGFSMREIANKSNLDMALNVTRFLFLHYPDSSRRLFIINAPSFFPLIMRLIKPFLHECDGPKIKVFGSDKKEWTSALLEEIEADQLPAFYGGTMTDPDGDPKCPSKLNMGGKIPSSYYLSNNAPVAKDYMETMSIGAGGRKKLKYDVDVARSILKWEFMTEGGDIKFGLSSKHAKITNDLVALSHVDSHLIMEEGEIVCEQPGKYVFEFDNTFSYLRSKKLRYHILIEAPSSSNVTEL from the exons ATGGACACCCACTCACAATTTCGGCCAGTTGCCACGCTGCATCAGCAG TTTTCAGATAAAAGAATGAGTACTAATCAACAAGACTGCAATGGCAATTTGGTGCAAACTGAAAAGAAGTCCTTCGTCG ACCCAAAGTGTGACCCGACAAAAAAGGCTGAAATCTCGATTCAACAG TTAAGGATCGCCATCAAGGACTGCAAATTGCCTATCTCTCACGATGAGTATCTTCGGAAATGGCTGCTAG tGAATGGATTCGATGTGGCTCGCGCTGAGAAAATGCTCCGGCAG TCATTGGAATGGAGGCGAGTAAATGAAGTGGATACCATATTTGAGAGATATACACCTAGCCAAGTCtttatgaaatatttctcCATTGGACAAATTGGGATCGACAAATTTGGCTGCCCTG TCTTTGTTCAATGTTGTGGGAGAACAGACTCAAAAG GATTTTCATTGAGttccacaaaaaaagaattttacacTTTTTGCATTTGGATGTTGGAATCCTACGTCAAAGCAACTAAAGTGGAGACGGAGAGAACAGGGAAACTGGTAACTCAAGCATCATACATCTTCGACTACGAAGGGTTCTCAATGAGGGAAATTGCCAATAAATCAa ACTTGGATATGGCCCTAAATGTTACTAGGTTCCTATTCCTTCACTATCCTGACAGCTCTCGACGATTATTCATCATAAAcg CTCCTTCCTTTTTCCCGCTAATCATGAGGTTGATCAAACCTTTCTTACACGAATGTGACGGTCccaaaatcaaagttttcgGCTCCGACAAGAAGGAATGGACTTCCGCTTTGCTGGAAGAAATTGAAGCCGATCAACTTCCCGCCTTTTATGGCGGTACCATGACCGATCCTGACGGAGATCCAAAATGCCCCAGCAAG TTAAACATGGGAGGTAAAATACCTTCTTCGTACTACCTGAGCAATAACGCACCGGTTGCTAAGGACTACATGGAAACTATGAGCATCGGCGCTggtggaaggaaaaaattgaaatatgacGTCGACGTCGCTCGTTCTATCTTAAA ATGGGAATTTATGACGGAGGGAGGCGACATCAAATTCGGACTCTCCAGTAAACATGCCAAAATCACTAACGATTTGGTTGCGCTCTCACATGTTGACAGCCACTTGATAATGGAGGAAGGTGAAATCGTTTGTGAACAACCCGGCAAAT ATGTCTTCGAGTTTGACAACACCTTCAGCTACTTGCGGTCGAAAAAACTTCGCTACCATATCCTTATCGAAGCGCCTTCATCGTCAAACGTCACCGAATTATAG
- the LOC124207273 gene encoding SEC14-like protein 2 isoform X3, with amino-acid sequence MDTHSQFRPVATLHQQVLDKRKQQTQTRFLSILASFGQNQFSDKRMSTNQQDCNGNLVQTEKKSFVDPKCDPTKKAEISIQQLRIAIKDCKLPISHDEYLRKWLLVNGFDVARAEKMLRQSLEWRRVNEVDTIFERYTPSQVFMKYFSIGQIGIDKFGCPVFVQCCGRTDSKGFSLSSTKKEFYTFCIWMLESYVKATKVETERTGKLVTQASYIFDYEGFSMREIANKSNLDMALNVTRFLFLHYPDSSRRLFIINAPSFFPLIMRLIKPFLHECDGPKIKVFGSDKKEWTSALLEEIEADQLPAFYGGTMTDPDGDPKCPSKLNMGGKIPSSYYLSNNAPVAKDYMETMSIGAGGRKKLKYDVDVARSILKWEFMTEGGDIKFGLSSKHAKITNDLVALSHVDSHLIMEEGEIVCEQPGKYVFEFDNTFSYLRSKKLRYHILIEAPSSSNVTEL; translated from the exons ATGGACACCCACTCACAATTTCGGCCAGTTGCCACGCTGCATCAGCAGGTACtcgataaaagaaaacaacaaacacaaacaagatttctttctattttagcTTCATTCGGTCAAAATCAGTTTTCAGATAAAAGAATGAGTACTAATCAACAAGACTGCAATGGCAATTTGGTGCAAACTGAAAAGAAGTCCTTCGTCG ACCCAAAGTGTGACCCGACAAAAAAGGCTGAAATCTCGATTCAACAG TTAAGGATCGCCATCAAGGACTGCAAATTGCCTATCTCTCACGATGAGTATCTTCGGAAATGGCTGCTAG tGAATGGATTCGATGTGGCTCGCGCTGAGAAAATGCTCCGGCAG TCATTGGAATGGAGGCGAGTAAATGAAGTGGATACCATATTTGAGAGATATACACCTAGCCAAGTCtttatgaaatatttctcCATTGGACAAATTGGGATCGACAAATTTGGCTGCCCTG TCTTTGTTCAATGTTGTGGGAGAACAGACTCAAAAG GATTTTCATTGAGttccacaaaaaaagaattttacacTTTTTGCATTTGGATGTTGGAATCCTACGTCAAAGCAACTAAAGTGGAGACGGAGAGAACAGGGAAACTGGTAACTCAAGCATCATACATCTTCGACTACGAAGGGTTCTCAATGAGGGAAATTGCCAATAAATCAa ACTTGGATATGGCCCTAAATGTTACTAGGTTCCTATTCCTTCACTATCCTGACAGCTCTCGACGATTATTCATCATAAAcg CTCCTTCCTTTTTCCCGCTAATCATGAGGTTGATCAAACCTTTCTTACACGAATGTGACGGTCccaaaatcaaagttttcgGCTCCGACAAGAAGGAATGGACTTCCGCTTTGCTGGAAGAAATTGAAGCCGATCAACTTCCCGCCTTTTATGGCGGTACCATGACCGATCCTGACGGAGATCCAAAATGCCCCAGCAAG TTAAACATGGGAGGTAAAATACCTTCTTCGTACTACCTGAGCAATAACGCACCGGTTGCTAAGGACTACATGGAAACTATGAGCATCGGCGCTggtggaaggaaaaaattgaaatatgacGTCGACGTCGCTCGTTCTATCTTAAA ATGGGAATTTATGACGGAGGGAGGCGACATCAAATTCGGACTCTCCAGTAAACATGCCAAAATCACTAACGATTTGGTTGCGCTCTCACATGTTGACAGCCACTTGATAATGGAGGAAGGTGAAATCGTTTGTGAACAACCCGGCAAAT ATGTCTTCGAGTTTGACAACACCTTCAGCTACTTGCGGTCGAAAAAACTTCGCTACCATATCCTTATCGAAGCGCCTTCATCGTCAAACGTCACCGAATTATAG
- the LOC124207275 gene encoding SEC14-like protein 2, producing MSLTQVRQVQPIVFDQFADDGGTKFKTGCVTKANTAVLQLKIAIKDCTLHDSSDEYLLNWLIVQDFNVTRAEKMLRQSLEWRRVNGVDGILQSYTPNEIIKKYFSMGQAGLDKFGSPVFVCCMGRIDFRGLHLSLVKKEYFQFIPWQFENFCLSIKEAGERTGENIEKMTIIMDYEGLALRQYTCKPAMEIVVEMIKGFLFHYPNHLRRVFIINAPKIFPYLFAMVKPFIPQTDIPKIKIFGCDTKQWTSALLEEIDAHQLPAFYGGTLTDPNGDPKCPSKFNMGGEVPSSYYLSNNQPVAKDYMETMNIGAGGRKKLKFKVDVPNSVLRWEFITEGGDIKFRVYSKDSKGNAFDFVPLSRVDSHLDMEEGEITCEEPGKYVLEFDNSFSYLRTKKLRYFIAVDLPSASVEI from the exons ATGAGCCTCACGCAAGTTCGACAAGTCCAGCCAATCGTGTTTGACCAG TTTGCAGATGATGGAGGGACCAAATTCAAAACAGGTTGTGTTACCAAGGCCAACACGGCGGTTCTGCAA ttgaaaATTGCGATAAAGGACTGCACATTACATGATTCTAGCGACGAGTACCTTCTCAATTGGCTGATAG TGCAAGATTTTAATGTAACTCGTGCGGAGAAAATGCTGAGACag TCCTTGGAATGGCGTCGAGTAAATGGAGTGGATGGAATCTTACAGTCGTACACGCCCAACGAAATTATCAAGAAATACTTTTCGATGGGACAAGCTGGGCTCGACAAATTCGGCAGCCCCG TCTTCGTGTGTTGTATGGGCAGGATAGACTTCAGAG GGCTCCACTTGTCTCTTGTCAAAAAGGAATATTTCCAATTCATTCCATGGCAGTTTGAAAACTTTTGCCTTTCAATCAAAGAAGCAGGAGAACGAACCGGAGAAAACATCGAGAAAATGACAATCATAATGGACTATGAAGGACTTGCATTGAGGCAGTACACTTGCAAACCAG CAATGGAGATTGTCGTTGAAATGATCAAAGGTTTTTTGTTCCACTATCCCAATCACCTTCGCCGAGTATTCATTATTAATG cCCCGAAAATTTTCCCATATCTGTTCGCCATGGTCAAACCTTTTATACCTCAGACGGACATTCCCAAGATCAAAATTTTCGGTTGCGACACTAAGCAATGGACTTCCGCTTTACTAGAGGAAATTGACGCTCATCAACTTCCTGCCTTTTACGGTGGTACTTTAACCGATCCCAATGGCGATCCCAAATGTCCTAGCAAG TTTAATATGGGAGGTGAAGTTCCTTCTTCGTATTACCTGAGTAATAACCAACCTGTGGCCAAGGACTACATGGAAACTATGAACATCGGTGCTggtggaaggaaaaaattgaaattcaaagttGACGTTCCAAATTCTGTGTTGAG atgGGAGTTTATAACGGAGGGAGGTGACATCAAATTCCGCGTCTACAGCAAGGATTCTAAAGGAAACGCTTTTGACTTTGTTCCGCTGAGTCGAGTTGACAGTCACCTGGATATGGAAGAAGGTGAAATTACGTGTGAAGAGCCTGGGAAAT ATGTTTTGGAATTTGACAATTCGTTCAGTTATTTACGAACGAAAAAACTGCGCTACTTTATCGCCGTCGATCTACCCAGCGCATCGGTTGAGATTTAG
- the LOC124207276 gene encoding SEC14-like protein 2 translates to MESPLDQLDEESKRALTEFKERVQDCTSKLVDTRDEFLLKWLIARSYNINEAEKMLRASLAWRQINGVDDILKWTPPEVFQKYYSLGKIGYDKFNCPVYVCAQGNMDLRGILQSVTKKDFMRFQAYMTEKVNKEMLDETLSNGKNKYCQMTFVADMENLSMRQMTYKPVMETGTEQTKVYELNYPENLRRIFIINAPKIFTVIFNFLKPFMHQATLDKMRIFGHDKEEWAAALLEEIEADNLPLHYGGTMVDPDGDPKCPSKLNMGGEVPYSYYLSNSTPVPKDYMETINIIAGAGGFKKLKYKIDVANSILRWEFMTEGGDIGFRVYYKSAEEGIVDLVPLSRIESHLVTEEGEFVSEKPGKYVVVFDNTFSILRPKKVRYYVAVDPPVPGSQTALG, encoded by the exons ATGGAGTCGCCTCTAGATCAGCTGGATGAAGAATCAAAGCGTGCTCTCACGgag TTTAAGGAACGGGTTCAGGATTGCACTAGTAAGTTGGTGGATACAAGAGATGAATTCCTTCTGAAATGGCTCATCG CGCGATCCTACAACATCAACGAAGCCGAGAAAATGCTACGTGCA TCATTGGCGTGGCGGCAGATAAACGGAGTGGATGACATCTTGAAATGGACTCCACCTGAAGTTTTCCAGAAATATTATTCTCTTGGAAAAATAGGATACGACAAGTTCAACTGCCCCG TTTACGTTTGCGCCCAGGGAAATATGGATTTGCGTGGGATTTTGCAGTCCGTcacgaaaaaagatttcatgCGTTTTCAAGCCTACATGACCGAAAAGGTGAACAAGGAAATGCTGGATGAGACTTTGagcaatggaaaaaataaatattgccAAATGACGTTCGTCGCTGACATGGAAAATCTTTCAATGAGACAAATGACATACAAGCCAG TTATGGAAACGGGAACTGAACAGACAAAAGTTTACGAGTTAAATTACCCGGAAAACCTCCGGCGAATCTTCATTATTAACG CACCCAAGATTTTCACAGTCATCTTCAACTTTTTGAAACCATTTATGCATCAAGCTACTCTTGATAAGATGAGGATTTTTGGACACGACAAAGAGGAATGGGCAGCCGCTTTACTGGAAGAAATAGAAGCTGATAACTTACCGCTTCACTACGGGGGCACTATGGTCGATCCTGACGGAGATCCGAAATGTCCTAGCAAG TTGAACATGGGCGGAGAAGTTCCTTATTCGTATTACCTGAGCAACAGCACACCTGTGCCCAAGGATTACATGGAAACCATCAACATTATCGCCGGAGCAGGTGGATTTAAGAAActgaaatacaaaattgaTGTCGCCAATTCAATTTTGAG ATGGGAGTTCATGACAGAGGGAGGAGATATTGGCTTCAGAGTTTATTACAAAAGTGCCGAGGAAGGCATTGTGGACTTGGTACCTTTGAGCAGAATTGAAAGTCACCTGGTCACGGAAGAAGGCGAATTCGTTAGCGAGAAACCAGGGAAAT ACGTGGTGGTGTTTGATAACACTTTCAGCATTTTACGACCCAAGAAAGTCCGTTACTACGTCGCTGTCGATCCTCCAGTACCCGGAAGTCAAACAGCTCTCGGATGA
- the LOC124207277 gene encoding SEC14-like protein 2, translated as MDQLDEESKLALTEFKEGVQDCASKLLDTRDEFYLKWLVARSYNVAEAEKMLRASLAWRQANGVDDILNWTPPEVLQKYYSLGKLGHDKFNCPVYISAQGNMDLRGIFQSITKKDFMRFQAYTTERINKEMREESLRTGTNKNCQVVFIGDMTGLSMRQMTYKPVMDAGSEQTKVYESNYPENIRRMFIINAPKIFTVIFNIMKPFLHQATLDKIRIFGCNKEEWAAALLEEIEADNLPLYYGGTMVDPDGDPKCPSKFNMGGEVPYSYYLSNSAPVPKDYMETINIIAGAGGFKKLKYKIDVANSILRWEFMTEGGDIGFRVYYKSAEEGIIDLVPLSRIESHLVTEEGQYICEDPGKYVVVFDNTFSILRPKKVRYYVVVDPPPPGIPTTAVVG; from the exons ATGGATCAGCTGGATGAAGAATCAAAGCTTGCGCTCACGGag TTTAAAGAAGGGGTTCAGGATTGCGCTAGCAAGTTGTTGGATACGAGGGATGAATTCTACCTGAAATGGCTGGTCG CTCGGTCTTATAATGTCGCCGAAGCCGAGAAAATGCTGCGCGCA TCACTGGCGTGGCGGCAGGCGAATGGAGTGGACGACATTTTAAATTGGACTCCCCCTGAAGTCCTTCAGAAATATTATTCCCTGGGAAAACTAGGACATGACAAATTCAACTGTCCCG TTTACATTTCCGCTCAGGGAAATATGGATTTGCGAGGGATTTTCCAGTCCATTACCAAGAAGGATTTCATGCGTTTCCAAGCCTACACGACCGAAAGGATCAACAAGGAAATGCGGGAGGAAAGTTTGCGCACAGGAACCAATAAAAATTGCCAGGTGGTGTTCATCGGTGACATGACGGGCCTCTCAATGAGGCAAATGACATACAAGCCAG TTATGGACGCCGGAAGCGAACAGACGAAAGTTTACGAATCAAATTATCCGGAAAATATCCGTCGAATGTTCATTATCAACG CGCCCAAGATTTTCACAGTTATCTTCAACATTATGAAACCTTTCCTGCATCAAGCTACACTTGACAAGATAAGGATTTTCGGATGCAACAAAGAAGAATGGGCAGCCGCTTTACTGGAAGAAATAGAAGCTGATAACTTGCCACTTTACTATGGCGGCACTATGGTCGATCCTGACGGGGATCCAAAATGTCCTAGCAAG TTCAACATGGGCGGAGAAGTTCCTTATTCGTACTACTTGAGCAACAGCGCACCTGTGCCCAAGGATTACATGGAAACCATCAACATCATCGCCGGAGCAGGCGGATTTAAGAAACTGAAATACAAAATCGATGTCGCCAATTCAATTTTGAG ATGGGAGTTTATGACAGAGGGAGGAGATATTGGCTTCAGAGTTTATTACAAAAGTGCCGAGGAAGGCATCATCGACTTGGTACCTTTGAGTCGAATAGAAAGTCACCTGGTCACGGAAGAAGGCCAATACATTTGCGAGGACCCAGGGAAAT aCGTGGTGGTGTTTGATAACACTTTCAGCATTTTACGACCCAAGAAAGTCCGTTActacgtcgtcgtcgatccTCCACCACCCGGAATTCCAACAACTGCCGTTGTCGgatga
- the LOC124207278 gene encoding SEC14-like protein 2 — MDLTQLSPEKRNLFDQFANNVADCRLPEYTTHAHLIKWLIAREFDLAKSETMFRQSLEWRQINQVDTILDKWTPPEVLTRYYSLGATGHDKFHCPVWINAFGRTDMTGILQSVTKRDYLRYMVYITEMSHRLMMENALRSGKPVSYQTLIIDMADFSVNQMSKQFMDIGMETTNLFVTNYPEGVRRVFVINVPQVFSVGFNLVKPFLSAATLAKLRIFSQDAKAWKEALLEEIDADQLPAHYGGTMTDPDGNPFCLTKINMGGEVPKNYYINNKKPESGASGAHLKSELVPAGNRKRIEIIVEEAKSLMRWEFMTEDGDVGFQINCVKKDDGKEVIVLPRARVDSHQMMEAGEIVCVYSGTYVIEFDNSYSYFRSKKLWYSIDVSKCES; from the exons ATGGACCTTACACAACTAAGCCCAGAGAAACGAAACTTATTCGACCAG TTTGCAAATAATGTGGCGGATTGCAGGCTACCAGAATACACCACCCACGCCCACCTGATCAAATGGCTCATTG CCCGGGAATTCGATTTAGCTAAATCCGAAACGATGTTTCGCCAA TCGTTAGAATGGCGTCAAATAAACCAGGTCGACACAATTCTAGACAAATGGACGCCTCCGGAAGTATTGACCAGATATTACTCCCTCGGAGCAACTGGACACGACAAATTTCATTGTCCTG TGTGGATCAACGCTTTCGGTCGGACGGATATGACGGGAATATTGCAATCCGTGACCAAG CGAGACTACCTGCGTTACATGGTCTACATAACCGAAATGAGCCACCGCCTAATGATGGAAAATGCTCTGCGCTCTGGCAAACCTGTATCCTATCAGACACTCATCATCGACATGGCCGATTTCTCCGTGAATCAAATGAGCAAACAAT TTATGGACATTGGAATGGAAACCACCAACCTTTTTGTAACCAACTACCCGGAAGGTGTTCGCCGCGTATTCGTTATCAACG TACCTCAGGTGTTTTCCGTGGGCTTCAACTTGGTCAAACCGTTTCTCAGCGCCGCCACTTTAGCCAAATTGCGCATTTTCTCTCAGGATGCCAAAGCTTGGAAAGAAGCGTTGCTGGAGGAGATTGACGCCGATCAACTTCCCGCTCATTACGGAGGCACCATGACCGATCCCGATGGAAATCCTTTCTGCCTAACTAAA ATCAACATGGGCGGAGAAGTGCCGAAGAATTACtacatcaataataaaaagccCGAAAGTGGAGCCAGCGGAGCCCACCTGAAAAGTGAATTAGTTCCGGCCGGAAATCGGAAACGAATTGAAATCATTGTCGAAGAAGCCAAATCATTGATGag GTGGGAGTTTATGACAGAGGATGGTGACGTGGGTTTCCAAATCAATTGCGTCAAGAAAGATGACGGCAAAGAAGTGATTGTGCTACCGCGAGCTCGCGTTGACAGTCACCAAATGATGGAAGCGGGTGAAATTGTTTGTGTATACAGCGGCACAT aCGTCATCGAGTTTGACAATTCCTACAGCTATTTCCGTTCCAAGAAGCTTTGGTACAGCATTGACGTGAGCAAATGTGAATCTTAG